One Syntrophorhabdaceae bacterium genomic window carries:
- a CDS encoding DegT/DnrJ/EryC1/StrS family aminotransferase: MKKRSNTKANIEDLAFFGGLPEFREPLHVGRPNIGNRERFLKRIEDMLDRRWLSNNGPYVQELEQHLSDRLGVKNCIVMCNGTVALEVAIRALELRGEVIVPSFTFVATAHALQWQEITPVFCDIDPHTHTLDPLCVEKMITPRTTGIIGVHLWGRSCDIESLEKIASIHQLKIIFDAAHSFGCSYKQKMIGSFGNAEIFSFHATKIFNACEGGAIATNDDKLAERIRLMKNFGFSGYDNVIYVGTNGKMNELSAAMGLTNLESIDEFINVNRCNYQCYEEELKGLPGVSLIKYDPWEKSNYQYIILEIDKSITGVSREWVAEILHSENILARRYFYPGCHRMEPYRSYFPHAGLVLPVTEMLADRVLALPTGTAVTIDDIKRTCQIIRFIVNNVDQITEKLQEISGVMENRGHEPGPFYYQSISASNK; encoded by the coding sequence ATAAAGAAGAGGTCGAATACGAAAGCAAATATTGAGGATCTTGCATTCTTTGGCGGCCTTCCTGAATTTCGGGAGCCACTCCATGTCGGACGTCCGAATATCGGCAATCGGGAGCGTTTCCTAAAACGAATAGAAGACATGCTTGACAGAAGATGGCTGAGCAATAACGGACCTTACGTGCAGGAGCTCGAACAACATCTTTCCGATAGATTAGGCGTCAAAAATTGCATTGTCATGTGTAACGGCACCGTTGCGCTCGAGGTGGCCATACGGGCTCTTGAATTGCGCGGTGAGGTGATCGTGCCTTCCTTTACTTTTGTAGCCACGGCACATGCGCTACAATGGCAGGAGATCACCCCCGTTTTCTGTGATATTGACCCCCACACTCATACTCTTGACCCATTATGTGTCGAAAAGATGATTACTCCCCGAACAACCGGAATTATAGGGGTACATCTGTGGGGACGTTCATGCGATATAGAATCTTTGGAAAAAATAGCGTCCATCCACCAACTGAAGATCATTTTTGATGCCGCTCATAGTTTCGGATGTTCTTATAAACAAAAGATGATCGGCAGTTTTGGAAACGCGGAGATATTTAGTTTCCACGCCACAAAAATATTTAATGCCTGCGAAGGGGGCGCTATCGCCACCAATGACGATAAACTGGCCGAAAGGATCCGCTTGATGAAGAATTTCGGCTTTTCCGGTTATGACAATGTAATCTATGTAGGAACAAACGGAAAGATGAATGAGCTTTCGGCGGCGATGGGCCTCACCAACCTCGAGAGCATAGATGAATTCATTAATGTAAACCGGTGCAATTATCAATGTTATGAGGAGGAATTAAAGGGCCTGCCCGGCGTGAGTCTCATTAAATATGATCCCTGGGAAAAATCTAATTATCAATATATAATCCTTGAAATAGATAAGTCGATAACCGGGGTGTCAAGAGAATGGGTAGCGGAGATCTTACATTCCGAAAATATTTTAGCGCGTCGCTATTTCTATCCCGGCTGCCACCGGATGGAACCGTATCGGTCCTATTTTCCTCATGCGGGACTAGTGTTGCCTGTTACGGAAATGCTTGCGGATAGGGTGCTTGCCCTCCCTACGGGCACTGCCGTAACTATTGACGATATCAAACGCACTTGCCAAATTATCCGCTTTATCGTAAACAATGTCGACCAAATAACGGAGAAACTTCAGGAGATTTCCGGAGTAATGGAAAACCGGGGTCACGAACCGGGACCGTTCTACTACCAGTCCATTTCAGCTTCTAATAAATGA
- a CDS encoding acetyltransferase has translation MDGVKNAISKKSEEIVIWGASGHAMVVADILRLMGGYEILGFIDNENHLSHHTNFCGAPIIGGEEQLDVLLEKGVKNMTLGFGDCASRLLISAHVRQKGFTLVSAIHPRSIVANDVQIGAGTVVAAGAVVNPCSTIGENVIINTCASIDHECMIEDGCHISPGVHMAGNVIVGRGSWIGIGATVKDQVRIGAGSIIGAGAVVLSDIPENTLAYGVPARIVNTLSHSSAERTSKHFYS, from the coding sequence ATGGATGGTGTCAAAAATGCTATTTCCAAGAAATCGGAAGAGATTGTAATCTGGGGCGCTTCCGGTCATGCCATGGTTGTGGCCGACATTCTGCGCCTGATGGGTGGATATGAAATCCTGGGTTTTATCGACAATGAAAATCATCTCAGTCATCACACAAATTTCTGTGGAGCTCCTATAATCGGTGGAGAGGAACAATTGGACGTCCTTCTCGAGAAGGGTGTAAAAAATATGACTCTCGGGTTTGGGGACTGCGCTTCTCGTCTCCTGATTTCCGCACATGTCCGGCAAAAAGGCTTTACCCTGGTCTCCGCCATACATCCCCGCTCTATTGTCGCCAATGATGTTCAAATAGGCGCAGGCACTGTCGTTGCGGCAGGAGCGGTTGTTAATCCCTGCTCCACGATTGGAGAAAACGTCATTATCAATACATGTGCGAGTATCGATCATGAGTGCATGATTGAAGATGGGTGTCACATTTCACCGGGAGTTCATATGGCGGGGAATGTGATCGTAGGCCGGGGCTCATGGATAGGGATCGGTGCGACCGTAAAAGACCAGGTGCGGATTGGTGCCGGCTCAATAATAGGGGCGGGTGCGGTAGTTCTGTCTGATATCCCGGAAAATACCCTGGCTTATGGCGTACCGGCTAGAATTGTCAATACCCTTTCCCATTCGAGTGCTGAAAGAACTTCAAAACATTTTTACTCCTAA
- a CDS encoding acetyltransferase, whose product MEGLVIFGDGLFAELACFYFTHDSPYEVACFTVDREYINKGELLGLPVVPFDIIENVFPPSRFKMIVSVSFQRLNRLREERYFQSIAKGYDLINFISSRSSTWPGLVIGKNSVIGENSSVQPFVTIGNNVIVTSSVVIGHHAVLEDHSFVGPGAVLLGGVVIGAYAFIAANATIKEGIRIGRECVIGSGVSITRDTQPGGIYLNRPPKGHSGPNPGGLELFKGDDGRQIPGLRQSRSDITSMHGSRSQGGAGGSRTRI is encoded by the coding sequence ATGGAAGGACTGGTCATTTTTGGAGATGGTTTGTTTGCCGAACTTGCCTGTTTCTATTTTACCCACGATTCTCCCTATGAAGTAGCGTGCTTCACCGTTGATCGCGAATATATAAATAAAGGCGAATTGCTCGGGTTGCCGGTGGTGCCATTTGATATCATAGAAAACGTTTTCCCTCCTTCCCGTTTCAAGATGATCGTCTCCGTCAGCTTTCAACGTCTTAACAGGCTGAGGGAAGAAAGATACTTTCAGTCAATAGCCAAAGGGTACGACTTGATAAACTTCATAAGTTCAAGGTCTTCCACGTGGCCCGGGCTGGTAATCGGGAAAAACAGCGTAATAGGCGAAAACAGCTCAGTTCAGCCTTTCGTCACTATCGGCAACAATGTGATCGTGACATCTTCGGTAGTTATAGGTCATCATGCGGTATTGGAAGATCATTCCTTCGTGGGTCCCGGCGCGGTACTCCTGGGCGGCGTGGTAATCGGAGCGTATGCTTTTATAGCGGCAAACGCCACCATCAAAGAAGGCATCAGGATCGGGCGGGAATGCGTGATTGGCTCGGGTGTGTCAATCACGAGGGACACTCAGCCGGGAGGAATATATCTCAACCGGCCGCCGAAGGGCCATAGTGGACCCAATCCGGGCGGGTTGGAATTATTCAAAGGAGATGATGGCCGACAAATTCCCGGACTAAGGCAATCACGTTCCGATATCACATCTATGCACGGGAGTCGCTCTCAAGGCGGGGCCGGCGGCTCAAGAACCAGGATCTGA
- a CDS encoding ABC transporter ATP-binding protein: MKTIIEVENLSKQYKISVGKYQDSLKDHLTEGAKTLFRRRGNHARTKEIVWALKDVSFEVKQGEIVGFVGRNGAGKSTILKILSRITEPTSGHMKVQGKVASLLEVGTGFHPELSGRENVFLNGAILGMPREEIKRKFDEIVAFAETGRFIDTPVKRYSSGMYVRLAFAVAAHLEPEILLVDEVLAVGDAPFQRKCLGKMGDVAKGGRTVLFVSHNMIAVNSLCSRVVWLENGEKVDDGPAGRVVADYVAGVGESSNLSEEVWEDPTQAPGNDMVRIHRVRVRPEQSSLSEPMTMETPFRVEVEYWNLVPDAQLHITLHLYTDQGLIAFSTASIFDSDWSDRPMPAGLLRSICHFPGKLLNSGQHKFVLLVVQDKSTVIYEHKSAVCFDIADFKERPGAWFGREPGVVQPMLDWKTEVLEETGRDRFMTVNTGQESSRIQG, translated from the coding sequence ATGAAAACTATTATAGAGGTTGAAAATCTTTCAAAACAGTACAAGATTTCCGTGGGGAAATATCAGGATTCCTTAAAAGATCATCTCACTGAAGGCGCCAAAACTTTATTCAGGCGGCGAGGCAACCATGCAAGGACTAAGGAGATTGTTTGGGCCCTGAAAGACGTCTCCTTTGAGGTTAAGCAGGGGGAAATAGTCGGGTTTGTAGGGCGCAACGGTGCGGGCAAAAGCACGATACTGAAAATATTGAGCCGCATCACGGAGCCGACTTCCGGTCATATGAAAGTGCAGGGAAAGGTGGCAAGTCTCCTCGAGGTCGGGACCGGATTTCACCCTGAATTATCGGGAAGGGAGAACGTCTTCCTCAACGGCGCCATTCTGGGAATGCCCAGGGAAGAGATAAAGAGAAAATTTGATGAAATCGTAGCCTTCGCCGAAACGGGAAGATTTATCGATACCCCCGTCAAAAGATATTCGAGCGGCATGTATGTCCGATTGGCCTTTGCCGTAGCCGCTCACCTTGAGCCGGAGATTCTTTTGGTAGATGAAGTCCTTGCCGTAGGCGACGCCCCATTCCAGAGGAAGTGTCTGGGAAAAATGGGCGACGTAGCGAAAGGGGGACGGACGGTTCTTTTCGTAAGCCACAATATGATCGCGGTGAACAGTCTGTGCAGCCGGGTCGTTTGGCTTGAAAATGGGGAAAAAGTCGATGATGGTCCCGCCGGAAGAGTGGTGGCCGATTATGTAGCCGGAGTGGGCGAGAGCTCGAACCTATCGGAGGAAGTGTGGGAGGATCCAACCCAAGCTCCCGGCAACGATATGGTACGTATCCACCGCGTGCGGGTCAGGCCCGAACAAAGTTCTCTTTCTGAGCCCATGACCATGGAGACACCTTTCCGGGTTGAGGTGGAATACTGGAATCTTGTTCCGGACGCGCAGTTGCATATCACTCTTCATCTATATACCGATCAGGGGCTGATTGCATTCTCCACGGCAAGCATATTTGATTCCGACTGGTCCGATCGGCCGATGCCTGCGGGCCTGCTCCGTAGTATCTGTCATTTCCCGGGTAAATTGCTGAATAGCGGTCAGCACAAATTCGTGCTTTTGGTCGTGCAAGATAAAAGTACTGTAATTTATGAGCACAAGAGTGCGGTCTGTTTTGATATCGCGGATTTCAAAGAAAGGCCCGGAGCATGGTTTGGCCGCGAGCCCGGCGTAGTCCAGCCCATGCTCGACTGGAAGACGGAAGTCTTGGAAGAAACAGGGCGGGATAGGTTTATGACCGTCAACACCGGACAGGAGTCCAGCCGGATTCAGGGATGA
- a CDS encoding ABC transporter permease, whose translation MTHLSCALSGITKKTFGDSFADIWRYRELLYFLVWRDVKIRYKQTVIGGLWAILQPLTTMAIFTVVFGTFVKIPSDGVPYPVFAYAALVPWTYFAQALGRSGTSLVNESSLITKVYFPRLIIPFSAVLSPLVEFILSFIILIGLIIWYGVVWSWSILAIPLFLFLAAMTALSVGLWLTALNVRYRDIAYTLPFITQIWMYASPIVYPVSMVPEKWRPFYNLNPMTGVIEGFRWALLGKANPDLNAIMMSSTVVLLLLLGGILFFRKMSLTFADVI comes from the coding sequence ATGACGCATTTGTCTTGTGCATTATCGGGAATAACAAAAAAAACCTTCGGCGACAGTTTCGCCGATATCTGGCGCTATAGGGAGCTCCTTTACTTTCTCGTGTGGCGTGATGTAAAAATACGGTACAAACAAACAGTAATAGGCGGGTTATGGGCGATTCTGCAGCCTCTTACTACAATGGCTATTTTCACCGTCGTCTTCGGCACCTTCGTGAAGATACCCTCGGATGGTGTGCCATATCCTGTTTTTGCGTACGCGGCACTGGTCCCATGGACCTATTTCGCCCAGGCCTTAGGCCGGAGCGGCACAAGTCTCGTCAATGAATCCAGTCTCATCACGAAGGTCTATTTCCCCAGGCTGATCATACCTTTTTCGGCCGTGCTTTCTCCGCTTGTGGAATTTATTCTTTCATTCATCATTCTCATCGGACTGATCATTTGGTATGGGGTAGTCTGGAGTTGGTCGATCCTTGCCATCCCCCTTTTCCTGTTCCTTGCCGCAATGACGGCGCTGTCAGTGGGGCTATGGCTTACGGCGCTCAACGTCAGATATCGGGATATAGCCTATACCCTCCCTTTTATCACACAGATATGGATGTACGCGTCACCCATCGTGTATCCCGTCAGCATGGTGCCGGAAAAGTGGCGGCCCTTCTATAATCTTAATCCCATGACAGGGGTCATCGAGGGTTTTCGATGGGCATTGCTGGGGAAGGCCAATCCTGACTTGAATGCAATCATGATGAGTTCTACCGTTGTGCTCCTTTTGCTCCTGGGCGGAATTCTATTCTTCAGAAAGATGTCTCTTACTTTTGCGGATGTGATCTGA
- a CDS encoding CpsD/CapB family tyrosine-protein kinase produces MSRIFDALEHGLVVDNPPVRESSVFEWPVNGHHSVAGVSPLEEEMVTLYHRIRSSLPDVRHPSILVVGSRSNEGASTVARELARTTAMRMDKTVLLVDLDRSRPELNAFRRLRPELEVEALVKQEEPLEKCLCQVEESSLFVLPLFQQTMCTPKILEAVADGEFWKPLKEKFDLIIVDSPPALTLPDGPAIVARVDGVILVVEAEKTRWQVAREAKELILESGGTLLGIVFNKQRSYIPRFVDKYL; encoded by the coding sequence ATGAGCAGAATATTTGACGCCCTCGAACACGGCCTGGTAGTGGATAACCCGCCGGTTAGGGAGAGTTCGGTCTTTGAATGGCCGGTGAATGGCCACCACAGCGTAGCCGGGGTAAGCCCATTGGAAGAGGAGATGGTCACTCTCTACCACAGGATCCGGTCATCTTTGCCCGATGTCAGGCACCCGTCCATCCTTGTCGTAGGCTCACGCTCGAATGAGGGAGCATCGACGGTGGCCCGGGAACTGGCAAGAACAACCGCCATGAGGATGGATAAAACCGTTCTACTCGTGGACCTCGACAGAAGTCGCCCCGAACTGAATGCCTTCCGGCGATTGAGGCCGGAATTGGAGGTCGAGGCCCTGGTAAAGCAGGAAGAACCTCTCGAGAAATGTCTGTGCCAGGTAGAGGAGAGTAGCCTTTTCGTGCTGCCCCTCTTCCAGCAGACGATGTGTACCCCAAAAATTCTTGAAGCGGTAGCAGACGGCGAGTTCTGGAAGCCTCTTAAGGAAAAATTCGATTTGATCATCGTTGACTCTCCACCGGCCCTTACGCTTCCGGACGGCCCCGCAATCGTGGCAAGGGTAGACGGGGTAATTCTGGTCGTGGAAGCGGAAAAAACACGCTGGCAGGTAGCTCGGGAAGCAAAGGAGCTCATCCTTGAAAGCGGAGGCACCCTGCTTGGGATAGTTTTTAATAAACAACGAAGCTATATACCCCGTTTTGTCGATAAGTACCTCTAA
- a CDS encoding AAA family ATPase, protein MYLTFYNLSVPPFHITPDPKFLYLSPSHKEALAAIIYGIEQRKGFVAIIGGVGVGKTTILRSYLQSVQKKRLKIIYIFNAMLTFQELLKAVYRELGLTFESDDTTEMANGLYEFLIDEYQAGNSVVLVIDEAQNMPVDTLENLRMLSNFETPTDKLIQIVLVGQPEFAELLDSDRLRPLKQRLAIRSTILPLTKKESLEYMKFRLSKAGSSPERTFKASALKRIIDASMGIPRIINILCDNALITGFGYHQKPITKKIATEVIRDLKGVKPLPLFRRWLIGTSALALLILGVMWLMPYQESVLGRIKPLVSAEQGRSINGGDQNLKEEETKGTVAAHRSASGAPAPETVDQKAKYTGKGLKETAQPHTAADGPASSSAPNKPSLTKRTVARGDSLSKLAQQTYGNFNADIMNLIRKENPHITNPNLILAGTTIALPKVTVPERKPDND, encoded by the coding sequence ATGTACTTAACTTTTTACAACCTTTCCGTGCCGCCTTTTCATATAACGCCGGACCCGAAATTCCTCTACCTCAGCCCGAGCCACAAAGAGGCCCTGGCGGCGATCATATACGGCATAGAACAGAGAAAAGGCTTTGTCGCCATTATCGGGGGTGTTGGGGTCGGCAAAACAACCATCCTCCGGTCATACTTGCAGTCGGTTCAAAAAAAGCGACTGAAAATAATCTACATTTTCAATGCCATGCTCACTTTTCAGGAACTTCTGAAAGCGGTCTACCGGGAGCTTGGGCTTACCTTCGAAAGTGACGACACCACGGAGATGGCGAACGGACTGTATGAGTTCCTGATCGACGAATATCAGGCAGGCAATTCGGTGGTTTTGGTCATTGACGAAGCCCAAAACATGCCGGTCGATACGCTGGAAAATTTACGCATGCTTTCCAATTTCGAAACTCCGACAGATAAATTGATTCAAATAGTTCTGGTAGGGCAACCGGAATTTGCCGAACTTCTGGATAGCGACAGGCTTCGCCCGCTGAAGCAGCGCCTCGCGATCCGTTCAACTATCCTGCCCCTCACAAAAAAGGAGAGTCTGGAGTATATGAAGTTCAGGCTTTCGAAAGCCGGCTCTTCGCCCGAGCGGACCTTTAAAGCCTCTGCATTGAAGCGAATTATCGATGCTTCGATGGGAATCCCCCGGATCATCAATATCCTTTGCGACAACGCGCTTATCACGGGATTCGGTTATCATCAAAAGCCCATAACGAAGAAGATTGCAACTGAGGTTATCCGCGACTTAAAGGGCGTGAAGCCTTTGCCTTTGTTCAGACGGTGGCTTATAGGAACATCCGCTCTGGCCTTACTTATCCTGGGAGTTATGTGGCTCATGCCATATCAGGAAAGCGTGCTCGGCAGAATAAAGCCGCTCGTATCGGCCGAGCAAGGAAGATCAATCAACGGCGGGGACCAAAACCTTAAGGAAGAGGAGACCAAAGGAACAGTTGCAGCCCATCGGTCTGCTTCTGGCGCGCCAGCCCCCGAAACCGTCGATCAGAAAGCGAAGTATACGGGAAAGGGCCTTAAAGAAACCGCTCAACCTCACACGGCTGCCGACGGGCCCGCCTCTTCAAGCGCCCCTAATAAGCCTTCCCTTACCAAAAGGACCGTAGCCAGGGGCGACAGCCTTTCCAAGCTGGCGCAGCAGACCTATGGAAACTTCAATGCAGATATCATGAATCTGATTCGAAAGGAAAACCCCCATATCACGAATCCTAACCTTATTCTCGCAGGCACGACTATAGCATTACCAAAAGTCACTGTGCCGGAGAGGAAGCCGGATAACGATTAA
- a CDS encoding polysaccharide biosynthesis/export family protein, whose protein sequence is MRLGKLKGISVLAIIIGLAACAPNAVIDPAPFASLNQHALAYPLKEYVIVPGDVIDVKFAFHPEYNELNLPVRPDGRVSLQFAPDVNAAGLTPLQLRERIMRVIASELNKPEIAINVRTYAEQKVFVDGEVGGPRFIELKGATTVMTAITQAGGLRETARLSNVIVIRKDFDGKPAATMVDLRKVIDGSDFKQNIALMPMDIVYVPKSNIARVDKWVEEYITRVIPGLGSPLTYYWAGQSVNNH, encoded by the coding sequence ATGAGATTGGGGAAGCTGAAAGGGATAAGTGTCTTGGCGATCATAATTGGCCTGGCGGCATGCGCGCCAAATGCGGTTATTGATCCGGCTCCTTTTGCAAGTTTGAACCAGCATGCACTGGCATATCCGCTAAAGGAGTATGTAATTGTGCCTGGTGACGTCATAGATGTCAAATTTGCATTCCACCCTGAATACAACGAGCTCAACCTGCCGGTAAGGCCCGATGGCCGTGTTTCATTGCAATTCGCACCTGATGTAAATGCGGCCGGTTTGACTCCCCTGCAATTAAGAGAGAGGATTATGAGAGTGATCGCTTCCGAACTCAATAAACCGGAAATAGCTATTAATGTGAGAACCTACGCCGAGCAAAAGGTATTTGTCGATGGCGAAGTAGGCGGGCCGCGTTTTATAGAACTGAAAGGCGCCACGACAGTAATGACGGCCATCACTCAAGCGGGAGGGCTCCGGGAGACGGCACGGTTGAGCAACGTGATCGTTATTCGTAAGGACTTTGACGGCAAACCCGCAGCGACAATGGTTGATCTAAGGAAGGTGATAGACGGGAGCGATTTCAAACAGAATATCGCCCTTATGCCCATGGACATCGTTTATGTGCCGAAATCGAATATCGCCAGGGTCGACAAATGGGTGGAGGAATATATAACCAGGGTTATCCCGGGACTGGGGAGTCCTCTCACGTACTATTGGGCTGGTCAATCGGTTAATAATCATTAG
- a CDS encoding response regulator transcription factor: MTAIREGAGSIINVAIVDDHPVVLRGLQEIILRNFAPVNIALASTGHELLELVRNNPFDLIILDLSLPDMDGLDVLGEVKKGKRKTPVLVVSMYPEEEYGMRVLRSGACGYVTKRAVVNELVEAARKILSGGKYVSPALAEKILVDFESDTQKAPHERLSNREFQVMCMLGKGKTVREISETIHVSTNSVRTYRLRILEKTGLKRTNELIQYATAHGLGNGESNSLCDKS, from the coding sequence GTGACTGCCATAAGAGAAGGTGCCGGATCTATAATCAATGTTGCGATCGTCGATGACCATCCGGTGGTGCTGAGGGGACTGCAGGAGATTATTTTGAGGAATTTCGCTCCCGTGAATATCGCCCTTGCCTCCACAGGACACGAGCTTCTGGAATTGGTCCGTAACAACCCTTTTGATTTGATTATCCTTGACCTTTCGCTTCCCGACATGGACGGGCTCGATGTGTTAGGGGAAGTAAAAAAAGGCAAACGAAAGACCCCTGTCCTTGTCGTCAGCATGTATCCCGAAGAAGAATACGGAATGCGCGTGCTAAGGAGCGGGGCGTGCGGCTATGTAACCAAGCGGGCTGTGGTGAATGAATTGGTTGAGGCGGCCCGGAAAATATTATCCGGCGGAAAATATGTGAGTCCGGCGCTGGCTGAGAAGATCCTCGTCGATTTCGAGTCGGACACTCAAAAGGCGCCCCACGAGCGGCTGTCCAACCGGGAATTTCAGGTAATGTGTATGCTCGGCAAGGGGAAAACCGTTAGAGAAATATCGGAGACGATTCACGTGAGCACGAACTCGGTGAGAACCTACAGGCTCAGGATTCTTGAAAAGACAGGCCTTAAAAGAACGAATGAGCTCATCCAGTATGCGACGGCCCATGGACTCGGTAACGGTGAGTCGAACTCTCTCTGTGACAAGTCTTAG
- a CDS encoding XrtA system polysaccharide deacetylase — protein MEWSYFLKDRDRHGTAGETGTTVDPMNMANTIILTVDVEDWFQVENLRQAYPLKRWDSCAQKVQMNTRILLELFDHYDVQATFFVLGWTGERHPDLVREIHSRGHEIASHGYAHSLCPFLSETELKEDFHRSKALLEDITGAPVKGYRAPAFSISDRVMDLLQEEGYRYDSSWNRAAVSSRYGQLQLIHKDPDNGHYVSNSGLMELPISNLQFKSLTIPWGGGGYFRFWPSSLFMWGVNRIIKNHGFYLFYFHPWELDSVQPHVRQISPLSRFRHYRNLELTFHRMNLFLSSFQGLRFTGCNEYLQGPSCPTSDVRA, from the coding sequence TTGGAGTGGTCATACTTTCTCAAGGATCGAGATAGACATGGAACCGCAGGAGAAACGGGAACAACCGTTGATCCCATGAATATGGCCAATACCATCATCCTCACCGTCGACGTGGAAGATTGGTTTCAGGTGGAAAACCTGCGGCAGGCGTACCCTCTGAAGAGATGGGACTCCTGCGCCCAAAAAGTTCAAATGAATACGAGAATTCTTCTCGAGCTCTTTGATCATTACGATGTGCAGGCTACCTTTTTCGTCCTTGGCTGGACTGGAGAGCGACATCCTGACCTGGTGAGGGAGATTCACTCCCGGGGCCATGAGATTGCTTCCCATGGCTATGCCCACAGCCTTTGCCCATTCCTTTCGGAGACAGAGCTTAAAGAGGATTTTCACCGAAGCAAGGCGCTTCTCGAAGACATTACCGGCGCCCCGGTCAAGGGCTACAGGGCGCCCGCTTTCTCGATTAGCGATCGCGTCATGGACCTTTTGCAGGAGGAAGGGTATCGATATGACTCAAGCTGGAACCGTGCGGCCGTCAGTAGTCGGTATGGTCAATTGCAGTTGATACACAAGGACCCCGATAACGGCCATTATGTCTCGAATAGTGGATTGATGGAGCTTCCCATCAGTAATCTCCAATTCAAGAGTCTCACAATTCCGTGGGGAGGCGGTGGGTATTTCAGGTTTTGGCCCTCGTCCCTTTTTATGTGGGGCGTGAACCGGATTATCAAGAACCACGGTTTCTATCTCTTCTATTTTCATCCATGGGAGCTCGACTCCGTACAACCGCACGTGAGGCAGATCAGTCCTCTGAGCCGGTTCCGTCATTACCGTAACCTTGAGCTCACGTTCCATCGAATGAATCTATTTTTGTCCAGTTTTCAAGGTCTCCGCTTTACCGGCTGCAATGAATACCTTCAGGGTCCATCATGTCCTACGTCGGACGTTCGCGCGTGA